Proteins found in one Acipenser ruthenus chromosome 18, fAciRut3.2 maternal haplotype, whole genome shotgun sequence genomic segment:
- the LOC131698684 gene encoding cell growth regulator with RING finger domain protein 1-like, which translates to MAAVFLVMLYEYSPLFYITVVSICFLITAAMVLGWFGFDVPVILRSSDDTELSLKIPEKRMVQVKNPFALEMVSGASSVTGGVRLRPRCLESCVLTCYWGCAVQGLQEALQSHQHGVRISTPHKFEEALHSDYQHHQTFLVEQGDPSERLSHLPADSGIRDFGFLPRVRYPLVALLTLAEPDVRELYEIVANVTVIHITDDKYRLTSRILYQYLLTAPGHVLDLKQLFMSADDQSWRGVSEPPEEEQQQRKEEEEEEEEREEEPDLQESGSGESGWDCVVCQNAPVNRVLLPCRHTCLCDGCVERFRQCPMCRAFVLESFALSHHFTTDRQELEGLAGE; encoded by the exons ATGGCTGCTGTATTTTTAGTCATGTTGTACGAATACTCCCCGTTGTTTTACATCACTGTCGTGTCTATCTGCTTTCTCATCACCGCCGCGATGGTTCTCGGCTG gttTGGTTTtgacgtacctgtaattttacgAAGTTCGGACGACACTGAGCTGAGTCTGAAAATCCCTGAGAAGAGAATGGTACAGGTGAAAAACCCCTTTGCCTTGGAGATGGTGAGCGGAGCCTCCTCTGTTACAG GAGGAGTCCGACTGAGACCACGCTGTCTGGAGAGCTGTGTCCTCACTTGCTACTGGGGCTGTGCCGTCCAGGGCCTGCAGGAGGCGCTGCAGAGTCACCAGCATGGTGTACGCATCAGCACGCCCCATAAGTTTGAGGAGGCCCTGCACTCAGACTATCAGCATCACCAGACCTTCCT CGTTGAACAGGGGGACCCCTCAGAGAGACTGAGCCACCTGCCTGCGGATTCCGGGATCAGAGATTTTGGGTTTCTGCCCCGGGTGCGCTACCCCCTGGTGGCGCTGTTGACCTTAGCGGAGCCTGACGTGAGAGAGCTGTATGAAATA GTTGCCAACGTGACTGTGATCCACATTACTGATGATAAATACAGGCTGACATCTAGGATATTATACCAGTACCTGTTGACGGCACCAGGCCATGTGTTAGACCTTAAG CAACTCTTCATGTCTGCAGATGACCAGAGCTGGAGGGGGGTCTCAGAGCCCCCAGAGGAAGAGCAGCAGCAGcgaaaggaggaggaggaggaggaggaggagagagaggaggagccCGATTTGCAGGAGTCAGGCAGTGGGGAGTCTGGCTGGGACTGTGTGGTGTGTCAGAACGCCCCTGTGAACCGTGTGCTGCTGCCCTGTCGACACACCTGCTTGTGTGACGGCTGTGTGGAAAGGTTCCGACAGTGCCCCATGTGCCGTGCCTTTGTGTTAGAGTCCTTCGCCCTCTCTCACCACTTCACAACCGACAGGCAAGAGCTGGAGGGCCTGGCAGGAGAATGA